In Helicoverpa zea isolate HzStark_Cry1AcR chromosome 3, ilHelZeax1.1, whole genome shotgun sequence, the following proteins share a genomic window:
- the LOC124645710 gene encoding uncharacterized protein LOC124645710: MFLILLLLLSIDYKTVNAKSECSVDGQVRSPKYHLIEKCYRSQLGIVTKANFTSLTSCQRLGFEKKALAINFSPQEAWQDYNVTGRYTCEVLKCAEADGGLSMVNDSRYDYYSIYGKPVPHVNSTCVPTLGMFYILTKKQNYSQGFHDCKNISGLPADVTSEQRTDSLAQLIAGASLEVAFVGLRSKNGSGFFSVTGDALDCTTYRAWQPGSPRKARDKYDCVLLTRSRTWVTTPCKKNYPMICEIVPGGPYKRGSIFASRMKPANETNMENKTDEEF; this comes from the exons ATGTTCCTAATTCTTTTACTATTGCTATCAATTGATTATAAAACAGTTAACGCCAAATCAGAATGCTCAGTCGACGGCCAAGTACGTTCCCCAAAATATCACCTCATCGAGAAATGCTATCGTTCTCAGCTTGGCATAGTTACCAAGGCAAACTTCACTTCGTTAACCAGTTGCCAGCGACTTGGCTTCGAGAAGAAAGCCTTGGCAATAAACTTCAGTCCTCAAGAGGCTTGGCAGGACTATAATGTGACTGGCAGATACACTTGTGAAGTGCTGAAATGTGCTGAAGCAGATGGGGGACTGTCTATGGTGAATGATTCGAGATATGATTACTACAGTATTTATGGAAAGCCTGTAC CCCACGTAAACTCCACCTGCGTGCCAACACTAGGCATGTTCTACATCTTAACAAAGAAACAGAACTACAGCCAAGGGTTTCATGACTGTAAGAACATCAGTGGTTTGCCTGCTGACGTCACCAGTGAGCAGAGGACTGATTCGCTGGCGCAGCTGATCGCTGGAGCCAGTTTGGAAGTTGCATTTGTGGGTCTCAGGAGCAAGAACGGGAGTGGGTTTTTTAGTGTTACTG GTGACGCTTTAGACTGCACCACGTATCGTGCGTGGCAACCAGGCAGTCCAAGGAAGGCACGCGACAAATATGATTGTGTGCTTCTCACGAGGTCCAGAACATGGGTAACAACGCCTTGTAAGAAAAACTATCCAATGATTTGTGAGATAGTTCCTGGAGGACCTTATAAGAGAGGATCTATATTTGCCTCAAGAATGAAACCAGCTAACG AGACAAATATGGAAAACAAAACCGATGAGGAGTTTTAA
- the LOC124646150 gene encoding calcium and integrin-binding protein 1-like: MGQGKSQFTEEELQDYEDLTYFTKKEVLYAHQKFKALAPEKVGHNKNAKLPMTKILQYPELRVNPFRDRICKVFSSSNDGDCTFEDFLDMMSVFSEMAPKAVKAEHAFRIFDFDGDDMIGVSDLREVIERLCGPELKLGDSEIQQLVQNVLEEADLDDDGALSFAEFEHIIDKSSDFCHAFRIRL, translated from the exons ATGGGGCAGGGAAAAAGCCAGTTTACAGAGGAAGAACTTCAGGATTACGAG GATCTCACCTATTTTACCAAGAAAGAAGTATTATA TGCTCATCAAAAATTCAAAGCCTTAGCTCCAGAGAAAGTGGGTCACAACAAGAACGCAAAACTTCCAATGACGAAGATTCTTCAGTATCCCGAATTAAGGGTGAACCCGTTCCGAGATCGAATATGCAAGGTGTTCAGCTCCAGTAATGATGGAGATTGCACGTTCGAAGACTTCCTCGATATGATGTCTGTGTTTAGTGAGATGGCACCTAAAGCGGTTAAGGCTGAACATGCGTTTAGGATATTTG ATTTTGATGGAGATGACATGATAGGAGTATCAGACTTACGAGAGGTGATAGAGAGGCTGTGTGGCCCTGAACTAAAGCTTGGTGACTCTGAGATCCAGCAGTTGGTGCAGAATGTTCTGGAAGAAGCAGACTTGGATGACGATGGGGCGCTCTCATTTGCAGAGTTTGAACATATCATTGACAAGAGCTCAGATTTTTGCCA TGCATTTAGAATAAGACTGTGA
- the LOC124646151 gene encoding oligosaccharyltransferase complex subunit ostc-A, with amino-acid sequence MEALFALPFTVLEIPNIKIKKPTWLQAPSAMTTFSLVLLSYFLVTGGIIYDVIVEPPSVGSTTDEHGHSRPVAFMPNRVNGQYIMEGLASSFLFSLGGLGFIILDRTHNPSTPKLNRILLISVAFLCILVSFFTTWIFMRMKLPGYLQN; translated from the exons ATGGAGGCTTTATTTGCACTACCATTCACGGTCCTGGAAATtcctaatattaaaattaagaagcCGACATGGCTTCAGGCTCCGTCTGCCATGACAACATTCTCATTGGTGCTGCTATCATACTTTTTAGTAACAGGAG GGATAATATACGACGTGATTGTGGAGCCACCGAGCGTGGGTTCAACGACCGACGAACATGGGCACAGTAGGCCGGTCGCCTTCATGCCAAATCGCGTAAATGGGCAGTACATTATGGAGGGATTGGCGTCCAGCTTCCTCTTCTCTCTGGGCGGGCTTGGCTTCATCATTCTGGACCGCACGCACAACCCTTCGACGCCAAAATTAAATCGAATTTTGTTAATCTCAGTAGCTTTCCTATGTATTCTTGTGTCTTTCTTCACAACCTGGATATTCATGAGGATGAAGCTGCCAGGTTACCTACAGAACTGA